One Denticeps clupeoides chromosome 10, fDenClu1.1, whole genome shotgun sequence genomic window carries:
- the taf8 gene encoding transcription initiation factor TFIID subunit 8 encodes MADPAVVSGSLNSRSGGSKAVAGPAENYVLARRRTLQVVVSSLLTENGYESAEKAAVESLTEMMQSYITEIGRCAKAYCEHTARITPTLPDVVVTLIEMGFNVDTLPVYAKRSQRMVITAPPITNAPVVAKALSTGQKRSHPSHIPSYFPEFPDPHTYIKTPTFREPVSEYQVVREKAASQRRDVERALTRFMAKTGETQSLFKDDLTTFPLIAPRPSTIPYLSALLPSELELQALEETDSSEQDDQTDSENNPNNIVSDDPGADKENSVLPSGGVVPTVKSSEENVIDNPYLRPVKKPKVRRKK; translated from the exons ATGGCGGACCCGGCGGTCGTGAGCGGATCGCTGAACTCG CGCTCCGGAGGCAGCAAGGCGGTGGCCGGTCCGGCAGAGAACTACGTCCTGGCGCGCAGACGCACCCTGCAGGTGGTGGTGAGCTCTCTGCTGACCGAGAACGGTTATGAAAGCGCAGAGAAAGCAGCAGTGGAGTCGCTCACTGAAATGATGCAGAGTT ATATCACAGAAATTGGTCGTTGTGCAAAAGCATACTGCGAACACACAGCCAGAATCACGCCAACGCTGCCCGATGTGGTGGTCACCTTAATTGAAATGG GTTTCAACGTAGACACACTCCCGGTGTATGCTAAAAGATCTCAGCGGATGGTCATAACTGCAC CTCCCATAACAAATGCCCCTGTAGTCGCTAAGGCCCTGTCGACGGGACAGAAGCGCTCACATCCATCCCACATCCCCAGTTacttcccagaattccctgaTCCACATACATACATCAAAACTCCG ACGTTCCGTGAGCCTGTTTCGGAGTATCAAGTGGTGCGTGAGAAAGCAGCATCCCAACGCAGGGATGTAGAACGTGCGCTCACGCGCTTTATGGCTAAAACGGGCGAGACTCAGAGCCTCTTCAAAGACGACCTCACTACTTTCCCAC TGATTGCACCAAGGCCGAGCACCATCCCGTATCTTAGTGCCCTCCTCCCTTCGGAGCTGGAGCTGCAGGCGCTGGAGGAGACAGACTCCTCTGAGCAGGACGACCAGACTGACAGCGAGAACAACCCTAATAACATTGTCAGC GATGACCCTGGAGCCGATAAGGAAAACTCAGTGCTTCCCTCTGGTGGTGTGGTGCCAACAGTCAAGTCTAGTGAAGAGAACGTCATAGACAACCCCTATCTGCGGCCAGTCAAGAAACCCAAAGTGAGACGGAAGAAATGA
- the xpc gene encoding LOW QUALITY PROTEIN: DNA repair protein complementing XP-C cells (The sequence of the model RefSeq protein was modified relative to this genomic sequence to represent the inferred CDS: deleted 1 base in 1 codon), with the protein MAKHKHATDAATKRDAAKRVKPGTKGQLSAGTKSRGTADKKNGRIPQKAMSKTARRTSVRTSKYFGKQSRNKEGPEVIGDEGDQDENSNLIIPHIESKIKTEEDEASEEDEDWEEVEELAEPLGPPEMSRPSQLLEIEIETPEMASQRQKREKSQNEFESYLRRMMKRINKDMLEEMHKVHLLCLLAGGMIQNRLFLNPDLLAVALSLVPTRFTTSPPERVDMEFLRALLKWFTVTFTLNSALPEEKEVEPRAVLEKRLGSLSIRDHQEMTHLFLLVLRSLRLFCRLVLSLQPVPFKPPTAKTKAKTDQTKNSSAEKTKDEPKVSLGSKRPSGRCSGAKAERGGKRQKKDRALTQGTGQRPKNTKRRSIASKVNYKEVSSGAEGESSEGEEFQINSEAESDDSDFDMGTGKGKMSQASRKPGGVKKQVSSEEEEEEKEEKPLRRVKRKEGKGEDEWLEVYLDGEDKWVCVDVVQGVGQEMLCSSQATQPLSYIIAIDGDGCVKDLSSRYDLTWMTSSRKRRVDQEWWEETLGFYKPLVSERERSEDRELQARLLNKPLPTSIAEYKNHPLYALARHLLKYEALYPHTAAIIGYCKGEAVYSRDCVHTLHSRDTWLKEARTVRLGEEPYKMVRGFSNQSRKARMMSELKDKKDLPLFGEWQTEEYEPPIALDGKVPRNDFGNVYMFKPCMLPVGCVHLHLPNLHRVARKLNMDCAPAVTGFDFHGGYSHAVTDGYIVCEDHKEILTAAWENEQELLKIKEREKREKRVLSNWTLLVKGLLIRERLKRRYGQQGLTQQPRVGQGKEVGPDGLSSGEEEEGGTSMDTTTLVTSWPQNRQEEQDDATKKATTKRERRGQEKHMFPFEKV; encoded by the exons ATGGCCAAACATAAACACGCGACAGATGCTGCGACGAAACGCGACGCGGCGAAGAGAGTGAAGCCAGGGACAAAGGGACAGCTCTCAGCAGGCACAAAATCTCGGGGGACTGCAG ACAAAAAGAATGGCAGAATCCCCCAAAAGGCCATGTCCAAAACAGCAAGGAGGACCTCTGTCAGGACCAGCAAATACTTTGGAAAGCAGTCCAGAAACAAAGAGGGTCCTGAGGTGATTGGTGATGAAGGTGACCAAGATGAAAATTCCAACCTCATAATTCCTCACATCGAGTCAAAAATTAAAACGGAGGAGGATGAGGCAAGCGAGGAAGATGAGGACTGGGAAGAAGTAGAAG AACTGGCTGAGCCACTTGGTCCTCCTGAGATGTCTCGCCCATCTCAGCTGTTGGAGATAGAAATTGAGACCCCGGAGATGGCCAGTCAGAGACAGAAGAG GGAGAAGAGTCAGAACGAGTTTGAATCCTATCTGCGCCGCATGATGAAGCGCATAAACAAAGACATGCTGGAGGAAATGCACAAG GTTCATCTGCTGTGTTTGCTTGCGGGCGGCATGATACAGAACCGCTTGTTCCTCAACCCTGATCTGCTGGCTGTGGCCTTGTCATTGGTCCCCACTCGCTTCACCACATCG CCCCCCGAGCGAGTTGACATGGAATTTCTCAGAGCACTGTTAAAATG GTTTACTGTAACCTTCACACTGAACTCTGCTCTGCCTGAAGAAAAAGAGGTGGAGCCAAGGGCAGTCTTGGAGAAGAGGCTTGGAAGTTTGTCGATTCGAGATCATCAGGAAATGACTCAT CTCTTTCTCCTAGTGCTGAGGTCCCTGCGGCTGTTCTGTCGACTGGTGCTATCTCTGCAGCCAGTCCCATTTAAACCTCCTACAGCCAag ACCAAAGCCAAGACTGATCAAACCAAGAACAGCTCTGCTGAGAAGACTAAGGATGAGCCTAAAGTCTCTCTTGGGTCAAAGCGGCCTTCTGGACGGTGTAGTGGGGCCAAGGCGGAGAGGGGAGGTAAGAGGCAGAAGAAGGACAGAGCCCTGACCCAGGGCACAGGACAACGCCCCAAAAATACAAAGAGGCGGAGCATTGCTTCCAAGGTAAACTATAAGGAAGTCAGCAGTGGAGCAGAAGGGGAGTCCAGTGAGGGTGAGGAGTTTCAGATCAACAGTGAGGCAGAGAGCGACGACTCTGACTTTGACATGGGAACTGGAAAGGGGAAAATGTCCCAGGCATCACGCAAACCAGGTGGGGTCAAGAAGCAGGTGAGcagtgaggaagaagaggaggaaaaggaagaaaagccTTTGAGAAGAGTGAAGCGAAAGGAAGGGAAGGGTGAGGACGAGTGGTTGGAAGTTTATTTGGATGGGGAGGATAAGTGGGTTTGCGTAGATGTGGTTCAGGGCGTGGGACAAGAGATGCTGTGCTCCAGCCAGGCAACACAGCCTCTGAGCTACATCATCGCCATTGATGGGGATGGCTGTGTGAAGGACCTGAGCAGCAGGTACGACCTGACCTGGATGACGTCATCACGAAAACGCCGCGTGGACCAGGAATGGTGGGAAGAGACGCTGGGATTTTATAAACCGCTGGTGTCTGAGCGAGAACGCAGTGAGGACAGAGAG CTCCAGGCCAGACTCTTGAACAAACCGCTGCCAACATCCATCGCTGAGTATAAGAACCATCCTCTCTACGCCCTGGCGAGACACCTGCTGAAGTATGAGGCACTCTACCCCCACACAGCGGCAATCATTGGCTACTGCAAGGGGGAAGCTGTTTATTCCAG GGACTGTGTACACACACTTCATTCCAGAGACACGTGGCTGAAAGAGGCACGGACTGTACGTCTGGGGGAGGAACCATACAAG ATGGTGAGAGGTTTTTCTAACCAGTCCCGGAAAGCACGGATGATGTCAGAACTGAAGGACAAGAAGGACCTGCCCCTTTTCGGAGAATGGCAGACGGAGGAGTATGAGCCGCCCATAGCTCTGGATGGAAAG GTTCCCCGTAATGACTTCGGGAACGTGTACATGTTCAAGCCATGCATGTTACCTGTGGGCTGTGTTCATCTGCACCTGCCCAATCTGCACAGAGTGGCCAGGAAACTCAATATGGACTGTGCTCCTGCAGTCACAGGATTTGACTTTCATGGAGGATACTCACACGCTGT CACCGATGGGTACATTGTGTGTGAGGATCATAAAGAGATATTGACAGCTGCCTGGGAAAATGAACAGGAACTGctgaaaataaaagagagagag AAACGGGAAAAGCGTGTCCTGTCCAACTGGACTCTGCTTGTTAAAGGTCTTCTTATCAGAGAGAGGCTAAAGCGTCGCTACGGACAGCAGGGTCTGACCCAACAGCCAAGGGTTGGGCAGGGAAAGGAAGTGGGGCCTGATGGACTCTCTTctggagaggaagaagagggtgGGACAAGCATGGACACAACCACTTTGGTCACCTCCTGGCCGCAAAACCGGCAGGAAGAGCAGGACGATGCCACTAAGAAGGCCACCACCAAACGAGAGAGACGTGGCCAGGAGAAACACATGTTTCCCTTTGAGAAAGTGTGA